Within Longimicrobium sp., the genomic segment CGCGATCAGGAGCTTCGCCACCCAGGGGGTGACGGAGCTCCGAAAGGGCGAGTCGTACGAAGAACGGTAGGCCATGGGAACGGCGCCGCGGTGGGAACGGCCGCCCCGCGGCGGAGTGCCGCGGGGCGGAGCCGGATCGCTCGGGGTGCCGTGCGAGGCGCCCCTTTATCGAGTTACCCTGCTGCGGCCGTTACGATCCGTTCGCACAGCTCCCCGAAGTCCATCCCCGCCGCGGCGGCGGCCTTGGGGAAGAGGCTGGTGGCGGTCATCCCCGGAAGGGTGTTGGCCTCGAGGCACCAGAGCTGCTCCTTGGCCAGGATGAAGTCGATCCGCCCGTAGCCGCGCAGCTTGAGCACGCGGAAGGCGCGCAGCGCGTACGCCTGCATCTGCGCCACGAGCTCCTCCTCCAGCGGCGCCGGGCAGAGGTACTCCGTCATGCCGGGCGTGTACTTGGAGTGGTAGTCGTAGATCCCCTTCTTGGGGCGGATCTCCACCGGCGGCAGCGCCTGGTCGCCGATCACGCTCACCGTGAGCTCGCGGCCCTTGGCGTAGCGCTCGATCATCACCTCCGTGTCGAACTGCGACGCCTCGCGCACGGCGTTGGCCAGCTCTTCCGGGTCGTTGACGACGAAGAGGCCCACGCTGGAGCCCTGCTTGGAAGGCTTCACGATCAGCGGAAAGCCGATCAGGTCCTCGATGGTGTCCGCGTCGT encodes:
- a CDS encoding D-alanine--D-alanine ligase, which gives rise to MKIAVLMGGTSAEREVSLASGLAVVKALRERGHEVRAIDTARGYIPQDQEGGLLPEGVHSAPPTELGSTLELMALANVPELRDSDVAFLALHGGTGEDGTIQALLQTAGVRYTGSGPLGSGIAMDKDISKRLLRDSQVPTLPWRVARAPDFTYDADTIEDLIGFPLIVKPSKQGSSVGLFVVNDPEELANAVREASQFDTEVMIERYAKGRELTVSVIGDQALPPVEIRPKKGIYDYHSKYTPGMTEYLCPAPLEEELVAQMQAYALRAFRVLKLRGYGRIDFILAKEQLWCLEANTLPGMTATSLFPKAAAAAGMDFGELCERIVTAAAG